One part of the Pelodiscus sinensis isolate JC-2024 chromosome 16, ASM4963464v1, whole genome shotgun sequence genome encodes these proteins:
- the LOC102463080 gene encoding interleukin-9 receptor-like isoform X1, whose amino-acid sequence MEELAECAISFVNRKWWELTIKAQTHLPWESTSGARACHSALLPFSSLQEGKEEVDCVWEPEKSVGDGPFQVHFTSLVGDENSSCTLAARDQLQSQLHCTMNRTDQLTEYESFRVSLHGGFSGGDRAYVAFPEYKAKLNIKCDPPFNLQSNLSASLCRFQWSVPERLQKMLQFELSYKKHGASWEQAQHKQLLSSATEVDIEAIEFEAGINYTARIRCKTSQEKNTYKSQWSEWSQTTEFRREGFREPRPSFGTSMIHMMFIPVCLVVILYIILNARLSSRAKNFFGLKVPTPAAFFQPLYTLHNGNFKDWVGRNEAHGQLTRDEAANLSKTPVDGVLGLGAQDVISLLSFKTLAKSKVTPQEELCGPAPGPEQHEPRSRYVHVEDVAARLPSLFLQSHSDEAGARSETNCGSPDVSATHLPYLRGGEGDFLPQEALELESLSFCSNDYCTLCGSDSTGGPIPAELLQLPEEHGLVKE is encoded by the exons ACACATTTACCATGGGAAAGCACATCTGGCGCCAGAGCCTGCCACTCTGCATTGCTGCCATTTTCTTctctgcaggaggggaaggaagag GTAGATTGTGTGTGGGAGCCAGAGAAGAGTGTGGGGGACGGACCCTTCCAGGTGCATTTCACAAG CTTAGTCGGGGACGAGAACTCCAGCTGCACGCTCGCTGCCCGAGACCAGCTGCAGAGCCAACTGCACTGCACCATGAACAGGACAGACCAGTTAACGGAGTACGAGAGCTTCCGAGTCTCGCTGCATGGCGGTTTCTCGGGGGGGGACCGTGCGTACGTTGCGTTCCCGGAATACAAAGCCAAGCTGAACA TTAAGTGCGACCCTCCCTTCAACCTGCAGAGCAACTTGAGTGCCAGTCTGTGTCGGTTCCAGTGGAGTGTACCAGAGAGGCTACAGAAAATGCTTCAGTTTGAATTGTCGTATAAGAAACACGGTGCCTCCTGGGAG CAGGCCCAGCACAAACAGCTGCTCAGCTCAGCGACAGAGGTAGATATCGAAGCTATAGAGTTTGAAGCAGGCATCAATTATACTGCAAGAATTCGCTGCAAAACTTCCCAAGAGAAGAATACTTATAAAAGCCAGTGGAGTGAGTGGAGCCAGACAACTGAATTTCGAAGAGAAG GTTTCCGGGAGCCTAGACCGTCCTTTGGCACAAGCATGATACACATGATGTTCATTCCCGTATGCCTCGTTGTCATTCTCTACATCATTCTGAACGCCAGGCTTTCCTCGAG GGCAAAGAACTTCTTCGGTCTGAAGGTTCCCACCCCAGCTGCTTTCTTCCAGCCTCTCTACACTTTGCACAATGGGAATTTTAAG GACTGGGTGGGACGGAACGAGGCGCACGGCCAGCTCACAAGAGACGAGGCTGCCAACCTGAGCAAAACGCCTGTGGATGGAGTCCTTGGTCTGGGAGCTCAGGACGTCATTTCCCTGCTCTCCTTCAAGACACTGGCAAAGAGCAAAGTGACGCCTCAGGAGGAGCtttgtggccctgcccctgggcccgAGCAGCACGAGCCCCGGAGCAGGTATGTGCACGTGGAAGATGTGGCGGCCAGGCTGCCATCTTTGTTCCTACAGAGCCACTCGGATGAGGCAGGTGCAAGAAGCGAGACCAACTGTGGCAGCCCAGATGTGAGTGCGACTCATCTCCCGTATTTACGGGGCGGGGAGGGTGACTTCCTGCCACAGGAGGCTCTGGAGCTGGAAAGTTTGTCCTTCTGCAGCAATGACTATTGCACCTTGTGTGGCAGCGACTCCACGGGTGGCCCAATTCCTGCTGAACTGCTGCAGCTCCCCGAGGAGCATGGTCTGGTCAAGGAATGA
- the LOC102463080 gene encoding interleukin-9 receptor-like isoform X3: MGKHIWRQSLPLCIAAIFFSAGGEGREFPGNLSCVNNYIKQVDCVWEPEKSVGDGPFQVHFTSLVGDENSSCTLAARDQLQSQLHCTMNRTDQLTEYESFRVSLHGGFSGGDRAYVAFPEYKAKLNIKCDPPFNLQSNLSASLCRFQWSVPERLQKMLQFELSYKKHGASWEQAQHKQLLSSATEVDIEAIEFEAGINYTARIRCKTSQEKNTYKSQWSEWSQTTEFRREGFREPRPSFGTSMIHMMFIPVCLVVILYIILNARLSSRAKNFFGLKVPTPAAFFQPLYTLHNGNFKDWVGRNEAHGQLTRDEAANLSKTPVDGVLGLGAQDVISLLSFKTLAKSKVTPQEELCGPAPGPEQHEPRSRYVHVEDVAARLPSLFLQSHSDEAGARSETNCGSPDVSATHLPYLRGGEGDFLPQEALELESLSFCSNDYCTLCGSDSTGGPIPAELLQLPEEHGLVKE, encoded by the exons ATGGGAAAGCACATCTGGCGCCAGAGCCTGCCACTCTGCATTGCTGCCATTTTCTTctctgcaggaggggaaggaagag AATTTCCTGGCAACCTGAGCTGTGTGAATAACTACATCAAACAGGTAGATTGTGTGTGGGAGCCAGAGAAGAGTGTGGGGGACGGACCCTTCCAGGTGCATTTCACAAG CTTAGTCGGGGACGAGAACTCCAGCTGCACGCTCGCTGCCCGAGACCAGCTGCAGAGCCAACTGCACTGCACCATGAACAGGACAGACCAGTTAACGGAGTACGAGAGCTTCCGAGTCTCGCTGCATGGCGGTTTCTCGGGGGGGGACCGTGCGTACGTTGCGTTCCCGGAATACAAAGCCAAGCTGAACA TTAAGTGCGACCCTCCCTTCAACCTGCAGAGCAACTTGAGTGCCAGTCTGTGTCGGTTCCAGTGGAGTGTACCAGAGAGGCTACAGAAAATGCTTCAGTTTGAATTGTCGTATAAGAAACACGGTGCCTCCTGGGAG CAGGCCCAGCACAAACAGCTGCTCAGCTCAGCGACAGAGGTAGATATCGAAGCTATAGAGTTTGAAGCAGGCATCAATTATACTGCAAGAATTCGCTGCAAAACTTCCCAAGAGAAGAATACTTATAAAAGCCAGTGGAGTGAGTGGAGCCAGACAACTGAATTTCGAAGAGAAG GTTTCCGGGAGCCTAGACCGTCCTTTGGCACAAGCATGATACACATGATGTTCATTCCCGTATGCCTCGTTGTCATTCTCTACATCATTCTGAACGCCAGGCTTTCCTCGAG GGCAAAGAACTTCTTCGGTCTGAAGGTTCCCACCCCAGCTGCTTTCTTCCAGCCTCTCTACACTTTGCACAATGGGAATTTTAAG GACTGGGTGGGACGGAACGAGGCGCACGGCCAGCTCACAAGAGACGAGGCTGCCAACCTGAGCAAAACGCCTGTGGATGGAGTCCTTGGTCTGGGAGCTCAGGACGTCATTTCCCTGCTCTCCTTCAAGACACTGGCAAAGAGCAAAGTGACGCCTCAGGAGGAGCtttgtggccctgcccctgggcccgAGCAGCACGAGCCCCGGAGCAGGTATGTGCACGTGGAAGATGTGGCGGCCAGGCTGCCATCTTTGTTCCTACAGAGCCACTCGGATGAGGCAGGTGCAAGAAGCGAGACCAACTGTGGCAGCCCAGATGTGAGTGCGACTCATCTCCCGTATTTACGGGGCGGGGAGGGTGACTTCCTGCCACAGGAGGCTCTGGAGCTGGAAAGTTTGTCCTTCTGCAGCAATGACTATTGCACCTTGTGTGGCAGCGACTCCACGGGTGGCCCAATTCCTGCTGAACTGCTGCAGCTCCCCGAGGAGCATGGTCTGGTCAAGGAATGA
- the LOC102463080 gene encoding interleukin-9 receptor-like isoform X2 — MGKHIWRQSLPLCIAAIFFSAGGEGRAEFPGNLSCVNNYIKQVDCVWEPEKSVGDGPFQVHFTSLVGDENSSCTLAARDQLQSQLHCTMNRTDQLTEYESFRVSLHGGFSGGDRAYVAFPEYKAKLNIKCDPPFNLQSNLSASLCRFQWSVPERLQKMLQFELSYKKHGASWEQAQHKQLLSSATEVDIEAIEFEAGINYTARIRCKTSQEKNTYKSQWSEWSQTTEFRREGFREPRPSFGTSMIHMMFIPVCLVVILYIILNARLSSRAKNFFGLKVPTPAAFFQPLYTLHNGNFKDWVGRNEAHGQLTRDEAANLSKTPVDGVLGLGAQDVISLLSFKTLAKSKVTPQEELCGPAPGPEQHEPRSRYVHVEDVAARLPSLFLQSHSDEAGARSETNCGSPDVSATHLPYLRGGEGDFLPQEALELESLSFCSNDYCTLCGSDSTGGPIPAELLQLPEEHGLVKE; from the exons ATGGGAAAGCACATCTGGCGCCAGAGCCTGCCACTCTGCATTGCTGCCATTTTCTTctctgcaggaggggaaggaagag CAGAATTTCCTGGCAACCTGAGCTGTGTGAATAACTACATCAAACAGGTAGATTGTGTGTGGGAGCCAGAGAAGAGTGTGGGGGACGGACCCTTCCAGGTGCATTTCACAAG CTTAGTCGGGGACGAGAACTCCAGCTGCACGCTCGCTGCCCGAGACCAGCTGCAGAGCCAACTGCACTGCACCATGAACAGGACAGACCAGTTAACGGAGTACGAGAGCTTCCGAGTCTCGCTGCATGGCGGTTTCTCGGGGGGGGACCGTGCGTACGTTGCGTTCCCGGAATACAAAGCCAAGCTGAACA TTAAGTGCGACCCTCCCTTCAACCTGCAGAGCAACTTGAGTGCCAGTCTGTGTCGGTTCCAGTGGAGTGTACCAGAGAGGCTACAGAAAATGCTTCAGTTTGAATTGTCGTATAAGAAACACGGTGCCTCCTGGGAG CAGGCCCAGCACAAACAGCTGCTCAGCTCAGCGACAGAGGTAGATATCGAAGCTATAGAGTTTGAAGCAGGCATCAATTATACTGCAAGAATTCGCTGCAAAACTTCCCAAGAGAAGAATACTTATAAAAGCCAGTGGAGTGAGTGGAGCCAGACAACTGAATTTCGAAGAGAAG GTTTCCGGGAGCCTAGACCGTCCTTTGGCACAAGCATGATACACATGATGTTCATTCCCGTATGCCTCGTTGTCATTCTCTACATCATTCTGAACGCCAGGCTTTCCTCGAG GGCAAAGAACTTCTTCGGTCTGAAGGTTCCCACCCCAGCTGCTTTCTTCCAGCCTCTCTACACTTTGCACAATGGGAATTTTAAG GACTGGGTGGGACGGAACGAGGCGCACGGCCAGCTCACAAGAGACGAGGCTGCCAACCTGAGCAAAACGCCTGTGGATGGAGTCCTTGGTCTGGGAGCTCAGGACGTCATTTCCCTGCTCTCCTTCAAGACACTGGCAAAGAGCAAAGTGACGCCTCAGGAGGAGCtttgtggccctgcccctgggcccgAGCAGCACGAGCCCCGGAGCAGGTATGTGCACGTGGAAGATGTGGCGGCCAGGCTGCCATCTTTGTTCCTACAGAGCCACTCGGATGAGGCAGGTGCAAGAAGCGAGACCAACTGTGGCAGCCCAGATGTGAGTGCGACTCATCTCCCGTATTTACGGGGCGGGGAGGGTGACTTCCTGCCACAGGAGGCTCTGGAGCTGGAAAGTTTGTCCTTCTGCAGCAATGACTATTGCACCTTGTGTGGCAGCGACTCCACGGGTGGCCCAATTCCTGCTGAACTGCTGCAGCTCCCCGAGGAGCATGGTCTGGTCAAGGAATGA